In Fodinicurvata sediminis DSM 21159, one genomic interval encodes:
- the nuoF gene encoding NADH-quinone oxidoreductase subunit NuoF yields MLQDKDRVFLNLYGHQDWSLEGARKRGTWDNTKDLIALGREKLLELIKESELRGRGGAGFPAGMKWSFMPKENDGRPHYLVVNADESEPGSCKDREIMRNDPHMLLEGCVVAGFAMGANTAHIYIRGEYWEPLQRLEAAIAEAREAGLLGKNACGSDWDFDIHMTRGAGAYICGEETALLESLEGKKGQPRLKPPFPAAVGLYGCPSTVNNVETIAVVPTILRRGTEWWTNLGRPKNTGTKIFSISGNVNKPCNVEEELGIPLKELIEKHAGGVTGGWDNLQAVVPGGSSVPCIPKPTCDSVLMDFDSLREAKSGLGTAAVIVMDKSVDIVRAIGRFSHFYMHESCGQCTPCREGTGWMYRVMQRMAKGQATVDEIDSLLDVTYQVEGHTICALGDAAAWPIQGLIRHFRPEIERRINEYTSNSAVAAE; encoded by the coding sequence ATGCTCCAGGACAAGGACCGCGTCTTTCTCAATCTTTACGGACACCAGGACTGGAGCCTGGAGGGCGCGCGCAAGCGCGGCACCTGGGACAATACCAAGGACTTGATTGCGCTGGGCCGCGAGAAGCTGCTGGAGCTGATCAAGGAATCCGAGTTGCGTGGGCGCGGCGGGGCCGGTTTTCCGGCCGGCATGAAGTGGTCCTTCATGCCCAAGGAGAACGATGGCCGTCCGCACTACCTGGTGGTCAATGCCGACGAATCCGAGCCTGGCTCCTGCAAGGACCGGGAGATCATGCGCAACGATCCGCACATGCTGCTGGAAGGTTGCGTGGTCGCGGGCTTCGCGATGGGGGCCAACACGGCTCACATCTACATCCGTGGCGAATACTGGGAGCCCCTTCAGCGCCTGGAGGCAGCGATCGCTGAAGCGCGCGAGGCCGGCCTGCTGGGCAAGAATGCCTGCGGCTCCGATTGGGATTTCGATATCCACATGACGCGTGGCGCTGGGGCCTATATCTGCGGCGAGGAGACCGCGCTGCTGGAATCGCTCGAGGGCAAGAAGGGCCAGCCGCGCCTGAAGCCGCCCTTCCCGGCGGCCGTGGGCCTCTATGGATGTCCGTCCACCGTGAACAATGTCGAGACGATTGCGGTGGTGCCGACGATCCTGCGGCGCGGGACCGAGTGGTGGACCAATCTGGGGCGGCCCAAGAACACTGGTACCAAGATCTTTTCCATCTCGGGCAATGTGAACAAGCCTTGCAATGTCGAGGAAGAACTCGGCATCCCGCTCAAGGAGTTGATCGAGAAGCATGCCGGCGGCGTGACGGGCGGCTGGGACAATCTGCAGGCCGTCGTGCCTGGCGGGTCTTCCGTGCCCTGTATCCCGAAGCCGACTTGCGACAGCGTGTTGATGGACTTCGATTCCCTGCGTGAGGCCAAATCCGGACTGGGGACTGCAGCTGTCATCGTCATGGACAAGTCCGTGGACATCGTGCGGGCCATCGGCCGCTTCTCGCATTTCTACATGCATGAATCCTGTGGCCAGTGCACGCCCTGCCGCGAGGGGACGGGTTGGATGTACCGGGTCATGCAGCGCATGGCGAAGGGCCAGGCCACGGTCGATGAGATCGACAGTCTGCTGGACGTGACCTATCAGGTGGAAGGCCACACGATCTGCGCTCTTGGCGATGCGGCCGCCTGGCCGATCCAGGGCCTGATCCGTCATTTCCGTCCGGAGATCGAGCGCCGGATCAATGAGTACACGAGCAACAGCGCGGTTGCTGCAGAGTAG
- the nuoG gene encoding NADH-quinone oxidoreductase subunit NuoG has protein sequence MPKLTINGREIEVPAGVTVLQACEFAGVEIPRFCYHDRLSIAGNCRMCLVEMEKAPKPIASCAMPAGDGMVIHTDTEKVHKARNGVMEFLLINHPLDCPICDQGGECDLQDQAMAYGYDRSRYEENKRAVSEKYMGPLIKTIMTRCIQCTRCVRFATEVAGVEEMGMVNRGEDAEITTLEQAIDSELSGNLVDICPVGALTSAPYQFAARPWELKKTMSVDVMDAVGSNIRVDSRSGRVMRVLPRLHEDINEEWINDKTRHACDGLSRQRLDRPYVRGEDGKLKPARWDEAFSAIQTRMKATKPERMAAITGDLCDAESMLALKDFMTGLGVPNLDCRQDGSRIGAGPRASYIFNTTIAGIEEADAVLIIGSNPRWEAAMINARLRKRFLQTGMPVGVIGEPIDLTFETQYLGAGPDSLAELAEGKNDFAKVLQKAERPLIIMGSAVFARPDGEALLGTIRRFAESVGAVGKDAPEGWNGFSILQRAASRVGGLDLGFLPQEGGRDLEGILTGCEDGDIDLVWLHGADEIDTKRLGKAFVVYQGHHGDAGAHRADVILPGAAYTEKNATYVNTEGRVQLARLAVFPPGDAREDWTILRALSESVGETLPYDNLGEVRQRLIETNPVFAAVDQVSPEKWSGFGGRGKPDSAPFTLPIANFYMTDPISRASKTMAECTEAFILPKQDAAATG, from the coding sequence ATGCCGAAGCTGACCATCAACGGTCGCGAAATCGAAGTGCCCGCAGGCGTGACTGTCCTGCAGGCCTGCGAATTTGCGGGCGTCGAGATTCCGCGCTTCTGCTACCATGATCGCCTGAGTATCGCGGGCAACTGCCGCATGTGCCTGGTGGAGATGGAAAAGGCGCCCAAGCCGATTGCCTCCTGCGCCATGCCGGCCGGTGACGGAATGGTCATCCATACCGATACGGAGAAGGTCCACAAGGCACGCAACGGCGTGATGGAATTCCTGCTGATCAACCATCCGCTGGATTGCCCGATCTGTGACCAAGGCGGGGAATGTGACCTGCAGGACCAGGCCATGGCCTATGGCTATGACCGCAGCCGCTACGAGGAAAACAAGCGTGCAGTGTCCGAGAAGTACATGGGCCCGCTGATCAAGACGATCATGACGCGCTGCATCCAGTGCACACGCTGCGTGCGCTTTGCCACCGAGGTGGCGGGTGTCGAGGAAATGGGCATGGTCAATCGTGGCGAGGATGCCGAGATCACGACCCTGGAACAGGCCATCGATTCCGAACTTTCGGGCAATCTGGTGGATATCTGTCCCGTGGGGGCGTTGACTTCGGCACCCTATCAGTTCGCCGCCCGGCCTTGGGAGCTCAAGAAGACCATGTCGGTGGACGTGATGGACGCCGTCGGTTCGAATATCCGCGTGGATTCGCGCAGCGGCCGTGTGATGCGCGTGCTGCCGCGTCTGCACGAGGACATCAACGAGGAATGGATCAACGACAAGACGCGCCATGCCTGTGATGGCCTGTCGCGCCAGCGCCTGGATCGTCCCTATGTGCGCGGCGAGGATGGCAAGCTGAAGCCGGCCCGCTGGGATGAGGCCTTCTCGGCTATCCAGACACGGATGAAGGCGACCAAGCCGGAGCGCATGGCCGCCATTACCGGCGATCTCTGTGACGCCGAATCCATGCTGGCGCTGAAGGACTTCATGACGGGACTGGGCGTTCCGAACCTGGATTGCCGCCAGGACGGCAGCCGCATAGGTGCTGGGCCGCGCGCCAGCTATATTTTCAACACGACGATTGCCGGGATCGAAGAAGCCGACGCCGTTCTTATCATCGGCAGCAATCCGCGCTGGGAAGCCGCCATGATCAATGCGCGCCTGCGCAAGCGTTTCCTGCAGACAGGCATGCCCGTTGGCGTCATCGGTGAGCCCATCGACCTGACCTTCGAAACCCAATACCTGGGGGCTGGTCCGGACAGCCTGGCCGAGCTGGCCGAGGGTAAGAACGATTTTGCCAAGGTACTGCAGAAGGCCGAACGGCCCCTGATCATCATGGGGTCTGCCGTCTTTGCGCGCCCGGATGGCGAGGCGCTGTTGGGCACAATCCGTCGCTTTGCCGAATCCGTCGGGGCCGTCGGCAAGGATGCGCCCGAGGGCTGGAATGGCTTCAGCATCCTGCAGCGTGCTGCCTCACGCGTAGGTGGACTGGATCTGGGCTTCCTGCCCCAGGAAGGTGGCCGTGACCTTGAGGGTATCCTCACGGGCTGCGAGGACGGCGATATCGATCTGGTCTGGCTGCACGGCGCTGACGAGATCGATACTAAGCGTCTGGGCAAGGCCTTCGTGGTCTATCAGGGCCACCATGGCGATGCCGGTGCGCATCGCGCGGACGTGATCCTGCCGGGGGCGGCCTATACCGAGAAGAATGCGACCTATGTCAACACCGAGGGGCGTGTCCAGCTGGCGCGCCTGGCGGTTTTCCCGCCGGGGGACGCGCGCGAGGACTGGACGATTCTCAGGGCCCTTTCCGAGAGTGTTGGTGAGACCTTGCCATATGACAATCTGGGCGAAGTGCGCCAGCGCCTGATCGAGACCAATCCCGTCTTCGCGGCAGTGGACCAGGTCTCGCCCGAGAAGTGGTCGGGCTTCGGCGGGCGTGGGAAACCGGACAGTGCGCCCTTCACGCTGCCGATTGCGAATTTCTACATGACCGATCCCATCAGCCGGGCCTCAAAGACCATGGCCGAATGCACCGAGGCCTTCATCCTGCCAAAGCAGGATGCGGCAGCAACGGGCTGA
- the nuoH gene encoding NADH-quinone oxidoreductase subunit NuoH has translation MEEFLTGYALPVAIILAQILAIVVPLLVAVAYLTYAERKVIGAIQLRQGPNVVGPFGLLQPLADGAKLFFKETILPSGANRVVFLLAPVLTFSLAMVAWAVIPVTEGWAIADINVGILFLFAISSLGVYGVIMAGWASNSKYPFLGALRSAAQMVSYEVSMGFVIITVLLCVGSLNLTDIVLAQETVWFAIPLLPMFVIFFISTLAETNRAPFDLPEGESELVAGYFVEYSAMSFALFFLGEYANMILMSAMTTILFLGGWLPPLDIAPLTWIPGPIWFALKVALVLFCFLWVRATFPRYRYDQLMRLGWKVFLPFTLVWLVLTAGVLVTFGWVPK, from the coding sequence GTGGAAGAGTTCTTGACAGGTTACGCGCTGCCCGTGGCGATCATCCTCGCGCAGATCCTGGCGATCGTGGTTCCCTTGCTGGTGGCTGTTGCCTATCTGACCTATGCGGAACGCAAGGTGATCGGTGCCATCCAGCTGCGTCAGGGGCCGAATGTCGTCGGCCCCTTCGGCCTGCTGCAGCCCCTGGCGGACGGGGCCAAGCTGTTCTTCAAGGAAACCATCCTGCCTTCCGGGGCCAACCGGGTGGTCTTCCTGCTGGCGCCGGTGCTCACCTTCAGCCTGGCGATGGTGGCTTGGGCGGTCATACCCGTGACCGAGGGCTGGGCGATCGCCGACATCAATGTCGGAATCCTGTTCCTTTTCGCCATTTCCTCGCTGGGTGTGTATGGCGTCATCATGGCGGGCTGGGCCTCGAACTCGAAGTATCCCTTCCTCGGCGCCCTGCGCTCGGCCGCCCAGATGGTCAGTTACGAAGTCTCCATGGGATTCGTCATCATCACGGTGTTGCTCTGCGTCGGTTCGCTGAACCTGACCGACATCGTTCTGGCGCAGGAGACGGTGTGGTTTGCCATTCCGCTGCTGCCCATGTTCGTGATCTTCTTCATCTCGACCCTGGCGGAAACGAACCGGGCTCCCTTCGACCTGCCGGAAGGCGAGTCGGAACTGGTGGCCGGCTATTTCGTCGAGTACTCGGCCATGAGCTTCGCCCTCTTCTTCCTGGGCGAATATGCCAACATGATCCTGATGAGCGCGATGACCACCATCCTGTTCCTGGGTGGCTGGCTGCCGCCGCTGGACATTGCGCCGCTGACCTGGATTCCGGGACCGATCTGGTTCGCTCTGAAGGTGGCGCTGGTGCTCTTCTGCTTCCTTTGGGTGCGCGCGACCTTCCCGCGTTATCGCTATGACCAGCTGATGCGGCTCGGCTGGAAGGTCTTCCTGCCCTTCACGCTCGTCTGGCTGGTCCTGACCGCCGGCGTGCTGGTGACCTTCGGCTGGGTGCCGAAATGA
- the nuoI gene encoding NADH-quinone oxidoreductase subunit NuoI: MAFVDRTARSLLLTELLSGLWMTLRYMFKPKVTLNYPYEKGPLSPRFRGEHALRRYPNGEERCIACKLCEAICPALAITIEAEPREDGSRRTTRYDIDMTKCIYCGYCQEACPVDAIVEGPNFEFAAETREELFYNKEKLLENGDRWEYEIAQNIALDAPYR, translated from the coding sequence ATGGCATTCGTCGATCGCACAGCCCGCAGCCTGCTTCTGACAGAACTTCTGTCGGGGCTCTGGATGACCCTGCGCTACATGTTCAAACCCAAGGTGACGCTGAACTATCCCTATGAGAAAGGGCCCTTGAGTCCGCGGTTCCGTGGCGAGCACGCGCTCAGGCGCTATCCCAACGGGGAAGAGCGCTGTATTGCCTGCAAACTCTGTGAGGCAATCTGTCCGGCGCTTGCGATCACCATCGAGGCGGAGCCGCGCGAAGACGGCAGCCGCCGAACCACACGCTATGACATCGACATGACGAAGTGCATCTACTGTGGCTATTGCCAGGAGGCCTGTCCCGTGGATGCCATCGTCGAGGGGCCGAACTTCGAATTCGCCGCCGAAACGCGCGAGGAGCTCTTCTACAACAAGGAGAAGCTTCTGGAGAACGGCGATCGCTGGGAATACGAGATAGCCCAGAACATTGCATTGGACGCGCCCTATCGCTAA
- a CDS encoding NADH-quinone oxidoreductase subunit J, with translation MVVQALAFYLFAAVVVASAVMVIAARNPVHSVLFLILAFFNSAGLFVLMGAEFLAMILVVVYVGAVAVLFLFVVMMLDVDVTQIKHGFLQYLPVGVLIGLILLIELAMVAGAWVAVPEAQSVAQIPFAPGGDVTNTQALGEVLYDRYVYLFQAAGLILLVAMIGAIVLTLRTREGVRKQSISDQIARRSEDSIEVKDMPSGGGV, from the coding sequence ATGGTAGTCCAGGCGCTGGCCTTCTATCTATTTGCCGCCGTTGTGGTGGCATCGGCCGTGATGGTGATTGCCGCGCGGAACCCGGTTCATTCCGTTCTGTTCCTGATCCTGGCCTTCTTCAATTCGGCCGGGCTTTTCGTGCTTATGGGGGCCGAGTTCCTGGCCATGATCCTGGTCGTGGTCTATGTCGGCGCTGTTGCCGTGCTGTTCCTCTTCGTGGTCATGATGCTCGACGTGGATGTGACCCAGATCAAGCATGGTTTCTTGCAATACCTACCGGTCGGCGTACTAATCGGACTTATCCTCCTGATCGAGCTGGCCATGGTCGCGGGCGCCTGGGTGGCCGTGCCCGAGGCCCAGAGCGTGGCGCAGATACCCTTTGCACCCGGGGGCGATGTCACCAATACCCAGGCCTTGGGTGAAGTGCTCTATGATCGCTATGTCTATCTGTTCCAGGCAGCAGGGCTGATCCTGCTGGTCGCGATGATCGGGGCCATCGTCCTGACCCTGCGCACGCGCGAGGGTGTGCGCAAACAGTCGATCTCGGACCAGATCGCGCGCCGGAGCGAGGACAGCATCGAGGTCAAGGATATGCCGAGCGGGGGTGGTGTGTGA
- the nuoK gene encoding NADH-quinone oxidoreductase subunit NuoK encodes MEIGLGHYLTLAAIVFTLGIFGIFLNRKNVIVILMSIELILLAVNINLVAFSTFLNDLVGQVFALFILTVAAAEAAIGLAILVVYFRNRGSIAVEDINMMKG; translated from the coding sequence CTGGAAATCGGACTTGGACATTACCTGACCCTCGCGGCGATTGTCTTTACGCTGGGAATCTTCGGGATATTCCTGAACCGCAAGAACGTGATCGTCATCCTGATGTCGATCGAGTTGATCCTGTTGGCGGTCAACATCAACCTGGTGGCTTTCTCCACCTTCCTGAACGATCTGGTCGGGCAGGTCTTCGCCCTGTTCATCCTGACAGTCGCGGCTGCCGAGGCGGCGATTGGCCTGGCGATCCTGGTCGTCTATTTCCGCAACCGCGGTTCCATCGCGGTCGAAGACATCAACATGATGAAGGGATAG
- the nuoL gene encoding NADH-quinone oxidoreductase subunit L has translation MDVAIVFLPLIGAILAGFLGRSLGDRGAQLVTCIPMVVAALLSIVVFFEVALGGNAYTTELFTWIDSGAFELSWALRVDTLTAIMFCVVTVVSSVVHIYSVGYMSEDKSIPRFMAYLSLFSFFMLMLVSADNFVQMFFGWEGVGVASYLLIGFWYEKPSANAAAIKAFLVNRVGDVGFALGIAGAFLLFGAVQFDAVFPQVEGMAETTISIFGMEANALTAICLLLFVGAMGKSAQLGLHTWLPDAMEGPTPVSALIHAATMVTAGVFMLCRLSPMFEYAPIALDVVAYVGGATALFAATIGLTQTDIKRVIAYSTCSQLGYMFFAIGVSAYSAAMFHLMTHAFFKALLFLGAGSVIHAMHHEQDMRKMGGLYKKIPITYTLMWIGTLALVGFGIPGVTGFAGFYSKDIVIEAAYAVQSSAGGFAFIMGISAAFLTSVYSFRLLFLTFHGETRADHHTFEHAHESPRVMIWPLYVLAAGAVLAGAVFYGPFVGDGREAFWGESLLVLSDIIEDAHHVPFWVKASPMIMTLLGLWLAWYMYIRRPELPGEFVRQAEPFYRFSLNKWYFDELYDAVFVRPAFWLARGLWKGGDGAVIDGLGPDGLTAVTQNLSRRVSRLQSGYLYHYAFAMLIGVVLLISWYIFVALR, from the coding sequence ATGGATGTCGCCATTGTATTTCTGCCGCTGATCGGTGCGATTCTTGCTGGTTTCCTCGGGCGTTCCCTGGGGGATCGCGGGGCACAGCTCGTCACCTGCATTCCCATGGTGGTGGCGGCCCTGCTGTCCATCGTCGTGTTCTTCGAAGTTGCGCTTGGCGGGAACGCCTATACCACCGAGCTGTTCACCTGGATCGATTCCGGGGCCTTCGAACTGTCCTGGGCACTGCGCGTCGATACGCTGACGGCCATCATGTTCTGCGTGGTCACGGTCGTCTCCAGCGTCGTGCACATCTATTCCGTCGGCTACATGTCGGAAGACAAGTCGATTCCGCGCTTCATGGCCTATCTGTCGCTGTTCAGCTTCTTCATGCTGATGCTGGTCAGCGCGGACAACTTCGTGCAGATGTTCTTCGGCTGGGAAGGTGTCGGCGTCGCCTCCTACTTGCTGATCGGTTTCTGGTACGAGAAGCCCAGCGCCAATGCTGCAGCCATCAAGGCCTTCCTGGTCAACCGCGTGGGTGACGTGGGTTTTGCCCTGGGCATTGCCGGTGCCTTCCTGTTGTTCGGCGCGGTGCAGTTCGACGCGGTCTTCCCGCAGGTCGAGGGCATGGCGGAGACCACCATCAGCATCTTCGGCATGGAGGCCAACGCCCTGACAGCCATCTGCTTGCTGCTGTTCGTGGGCGCCATGGGGAAATCGGCCCAGCTGGGTCTCCACACCTGGCTGCCGGATGCCATGGAAGGCCCGACGCCGGTGTCCGCCCTGATTCATGCCGCGACCATGGTGACAGCAGGTGTCTTCATGCTCTGCCGCCTGTCGCCCATGTTCGAGTATGCCCCCATTGCCCTGGACGTGGTGGCCTATGTGGGCGGTGCCACGGCGCTCTTCGCGGCGACGATCGGCCTGACCCAGACGGACATCAAGCGGGTGATTGCCTATTCCACCTGCTCGCAGCTGGGCTACATGTTCTTTGCCATCGGCGTGTCGGCCTACAGCGCGGCCATGTTCCACCTGATGACCCACGCCTTCTTCAAGGCGCTGCTGTTCCTGGGCGCAGGCTCGGTGATCCATGCCATGCACCACGAGCAGGACATGCGCAAGATGGGTGGCCTCTACAAGAAGATCCCGATCACCTACACCCTGATGTGGATCGGGACCCTGGCCCTGGTCGGTTTCGGCATTCCGGGCGTGACCGGCTTTGCCGGCTTCTACTCCAAGGATATCGTGATCGAGGCGGCCTATGCCGTACAGAGCAGTGCCGGTGGCTTTGCCTTCATCATGGGCATTTCCGCAGCCTTCCTGACCTCGGTCTATTCCTTCCGCCTGCTGTTCCTGACCTTCCATGGTGAAACACGGGCGGATCACCACACCTTCGAGCATGCGCACGAGTCACCACGCGTCATGATCTGGCCACTCTATGTCCTGGCCGCCGGTGCTGTGCTGGCGGGGGCCGTCTTCTATGGTCCCTTCGTCGGCGACGGGCGCGAGGCTTTCTGGGGCGAATCCCTGCTGGTCCTGAGCGACATCATCGAAGACGCACATCATGTGCCCTTCTGGGTGAAGGCTTCGCCCATGATCATGACCCTGCTGGGACTCTGGCTGGCCTGGTACATGTACATCCGCCGGCCCGAGCTGCCGGGGGAATTCGTTCGCCAAGCCGAGCCCTTCTATCGCTTTTCGCTCAACAAGTGGTATTTCGACGAACTGTACGACGCGGTCTTCGTGCGTCCGGCCTTCTGGCTGGCACGCGGGCTCTGGAAGGGTGGAGACGGTGCGGTGATCGACGGCCTGGGGCCGGATGGTCTGACCGCGGTCACGCAAAACCTTTCCCGGCGAGTCAGCCGATTGCAGAGCGGCTATCTCTATCATTACGCCTTTGCCATGCTGATCGGCGTCGTTCTGCTGATTTCCTGGTACATCTTCGTGGCATTGCGGTGA
- a CDS encoding NADH-quinone oxidoreductase subunit M, producing MSSWPLLSLVTFLPLVGAAFIFAARGDDAVVARNARYVALWTSLITFVLSLFIWFGFERGTAEFQFVEKAEWIPSLGLTYHMGLDGISMPFVLLATLLTPLCVLASWDSIQTRVKEYMIAFLVLETLMVGMFCALDFIAFYIFFEGVLIPMFLIIGVWGGARRVYAAFKFFLYTLAGSVLMLLAILTMYFTSGTTDIPSLMEYGFDPALQTWLWLAFLASFAVKVPMWPVHTWLPDAHVEAPTAGSVILAGVLLKMGAYGFLRFSVPMLPQATEFFAPLIFALSVIAIIYTSLVALAQTDMKKLIAYSSVAHMGYVTAGIFTLNQQGMEGAIYQMLSHGIVSAALFLCVGVVYDRLHTREIARYGGLASNMPRYALVFMIFMLASVGLPGTSGFVGEFLVIMGAFQLSSWLGLLVATGMVLGATYMLVLYRRVIFGQLTKDDLKGLLDISWREKAVFAPLLILAILFGVYPMPVLDVMSASVENLIDNYQLALGEGGSSSFAWNLISR from the coding sequence ATGAGTTCCTGGCCTCTCCTGTCCCTGGTTACCTTCCTGCCGCTGGTGGGTGCAGCCTTCATTTTCGCGGCACGCGGAGATGATGCCGTCGTTGCGCGCAATGCCCGCTATGTCGCGCTCTGGACCTCGTTGATCACCTTCGTGTTGTCGCTGTTCATCTGGTTCGGTTTTGAACGCGGCACGGCCGAATTCCAGTTCGTGGAAAAGGCCGAGTGGATTCCCTCGCTCGGGCTCACCTATCACATGGGCCTGGACGGTATCTCCATGCCCTTCGTGCTGCTGGCGACCCTGCTGACGCCGCTTTGCGTGCTGGCTAGCTGGGATTCCATCCAGACGCGTGTGAAGGAATACATGATCGCCTTCCTCGTGCTGGAAACTCTGATGGTGGGGATGTTCTGCGCGCTGGATTTCATCGCTTTCTATATCTTCTTCGAGGGCGTGCTGATCCCGATGTTCCTGATCATCGGGGTGTGGGGCGGCGCCCGGCGCGTCTATGCGGCCTTCAAGTTCTTCCTCTATACCCTGGCCGGCTCCGTCCTGATGCTGCTGGCCATCCTGACCATGTATTTCACCTCGGGCACAACGGACATTCCAAGCCTGATGGAGTACGGTTTCGATCCCGCGCTGCAGACATGGCTGTGGCTTGCCTTCCTGGCCTCCTTCGCCGTGAAGGTACCGATGTGGCCGGTCCACACCTGGCTGCCGGATGCCCACGTGGAAGCGCCGACCGCAGGGTCGGTCATCCTGGCCGGTGTGCTGTTGAAGATGGGCGCTTACGGTTTCCTGCGCTTTTCGGTGCCCATGCTGCCCCAGGCGACGGAATTCTTTGCGCCGTTGATCTTCGCGCTGTCGGTGATTGCCATTATCTACACCTCGCTGGTGGCGCTGGCGCAGACGGACATGAAGAAGCTGATCGCTTATTCTTCGGTCGCGCACATGGGCTACGTTACCGCGGGCATCTTCACCCTGAACCAGCAGGGGATGGAGGGCGCCATCTACCAGATGCTGAGTCACGGCATCGTCTCGGCCGCCCTGTTCCTCTGTGTCGGCGTGGTCTATGACCGCCTGCACACGCGTGAGATTGCGCGCTATGGCGGGCTGGCCAGCAACATGCCGCGCTATGCCCTGGTCTTCATGATCTTCATGCTGGCCTCCGTCGGCTTGCCGGGCACCAGTGGTTTCGTGGGCGAGTTCCTGGTCATCATGGGGGCATTCCAGCTTTCCAGTTGGCTGGGTCTGCTCGTTGCAACCGGCATGGTGCTTGGAGCGACCTACATGCTGGTGCTCTACCGCCGCGTCATCTTCGGCCAGTTGACCAAGGACGACCTGAAGGGCCTGCTGGACATCAGTTGGCGGGAGAAGGCGGTTTTCGCACCGCTGCTGATCCTGGCCATCCTGTTCGGTGTCTACCCCATGCCGGTCCTGGATGTGATGTCCGCCTCGGTGGAGAACCTTATCGATAACTATCAGCTGGCGCTTGGCGAGGGAGGATCCTCTTCCTTTGCCTGGAACCTGATTTCGCGCTAG
- the nuoN gene encoding NADH-quinone oxidoreductase subunit NuoN, which translates to MNIGHDILTALPEIFLACSAIALLMLGVFRGEGSTRLVMTLSVTAIIVTLGLLLMGPTRNTSAFNDLFANDGFGDFMKMLVLIGAALTMVMAQRYIEREQMARFELPVLLLFSTVGMLMMISANDLIALYMGVELQSLALYVVAAIRRDTLRSSEAGLKYFVLGSLSSGMLLYGLSMIYGFTGTTNFTALAELFANGGEVSLGLTVGLVFLAAGLAFKISAVPFHMWTPDVYEGAPTAITAFFAVAPKIAGLALFVRVLMGPFGDLVDQWQQIIVFIAVASMIVGALAAISQKNIKRLMAYSSIGNMGYALVGLAAGTPEGIRAVAVYMAIYLFMNVGTFAVILCMRVNDRMVERIDDLKGLSRTNPLIALALAIFMFSMAGIPPLAGFFGKLYVFLAAVESGLYILAVIGVLTSVISAFYYLRIIKVMYFDEPSEAFDQPIGREMAVVLTATSVIVLLFFVMPSPILESAAAAAEAFFPAGP; encoded by the coding sequence GTGAATATCGGACACGACATTCTTACCGCTCTGCCGGAAATCTTCCTGGCCTGCAGCGCCATTGCCCTGCTGATGCTGGGCGTCTTCCGTGGCGAGGGCTCTACGCGGCTGGTCATGACCCTCTCGGTCACGGCCATCATCGTGACGCTTGGCCTTCTGCTGATGGGGCCGACGCGCAATACCTCCGCCTTCAATGACCTCTTCGCCAACGACGGCTTCGGCGATTTCATGAAGATGCTGGTGCTCATCGGCGCCGCATTGACCATGGTGATGGCACAGCGCTACATCGAACGCGAACAGATGGCGCGCTTCGAACTGCCGGTCCTGCTGCTGTTCTCCACGGTCGGCATGCTGATGATGATTTCGGCCAACGACCTGATCGCCCTTTACATGGGCGTGGAGCTGCAGAGCCTGGCGCTCTATGTCGTGGCCGCAATTCGCCGCGATACCCTGCGTTCCTCGGAAGCCGGCCTGAAGTATTTCGTCCTGGGCTCGCTGTCGTCCGGCATGCTGCTCTATGGCCTGTCGATGATCTATGGCTTCACGGGCACGACGAATTTCACGGCCCTGGCCGAGCTCTTCGCGAATGGCGGTGAGGTATCCCTGGGCCTGACGGTCGGGCTGGTTTTCCTGGCCGCCGGCCTGGCCTTCAAGATTTCCGCCGTGCCGTTCCACATGTGGACACCCGACGTTTACGAGGGCGCTCCCACCGCCATTACGGCCTTCTTTGCCGTTGCACCCAAGATCGCGGGACTGGCGCTGTTCGTGCGCGTGCTGATGGGGCCCTTTGGGGATCTGGTGGATCAGTGGCAGCAGATCATCGTCTTCATTGCCGTGGCTTCGATGATTGTCGGTGCCCTGGCGGCCATCAGCCAGAAGAACATCAAGCGCCTGATGGCCTATAGCTCCATCGGTAACATGGGCTACGCCCTGGTCGGCCTGGCAGCCGGCACCCCGGAGGGCATTCGTGCGGTGGCCGTCTACATGGCGATCTACCTCTTCATGAACGTGGGAACCTTCGCCGTGATCCTCTGCATGCGGGTGAATGATCGCATGGTCGAGCGCATCGACGACCTGAAGGGGCTCAGCCGCACCAATCCGCTGATCGCCTTGGCGCTTGCCATCTTCATGTTTTCCATGGCCGGCATCCCGCCGCTGGCCGGTTTCTTCGGAAAACTTTACGTTTTCCTGGCGGCCGTGGAATCGGGCCTTTATATCCTGGCCGTGATCGGCGTCCTGACCAGCGTGATCTCCGCATTCTATTACCTGCGCATCATCAAGGTCATGTACTTTGACGAGCCTTCAGAGGCCTTCGATCAGCCCATCGGACGCGAAATGGCCGTTGTGTTGACAGCGACAAGCGTGATTGTCCTGCTGTTCTTCGTGATGCCTTCGCCCATTCTCGAAAGCGCCGCCGCCGCGGCCGAGGCCTTCTTCCCGGCCGGACCATGA